In Weissella tructae, the DNA window GGAGCATAGCTGCACTCATGCCAACACCATGGCGGACATTTTGGACTTGCTTGATACTTAATCTAATTTTAGAAATGAAGTCAGGTCCTTTGAATTGATTATCCCATTGATATTGCCCTAAGGCATAATTCAAGCGCGCTAACGCGCCTTGAATATTTTTGTCTTTTTCTGCATAAAATGTGATAAAAATCTGCGCCAGATTAGGGTACTGTTTCGTGTCTAATCCGAGGGCACTTTCTTGAATTAAAGTTAAAACGTCTTCTGTCTTCATATTCACACCTCACTTGCTAATCAATGTATTGGTTATTTTTCAATTCAGTCCACAACTTAGTTGCGCCATTTTTTCTCCAAATGTTCCCATACCTTTGTTGGCATTAATAAATTGATAACAAACAAAGACCATGCAATGATTTGTAAAATTAACACATCACGATAAACAAAAAACATTAGTAATAAGAACACCGTAGTGATTAGTTTAAATATTGAGTGAATTGTCATTTGTTTTCTCCTGTCAATTGGCTTCTATATATGTAAGTCACTTAACTTGCTCTGTCTTCTATAGATATGTTTATTATTTATCTTCTGGGGTATGGCATGTTTGATCCGCACCATCGTGTATGTGTTGTGTGTGTTCTAATGCTTCATTTACAATGTCCAAAATGTGTTTATCATTCAATGAATAACAAACAATCTTACCAATCTGACAAGTTGAAATTAGATGTCCTTTTCGTAATAGTGTTAATTGATGTGATACTGCAGACTGTTCTAATCCCAGTCTCTCAACAATTTCACCAACGTTCATTGTTTGTTGTTCCAACATGTAGATGATTTGTAGACGCATTGGATGGCTTAGCAATTTAAAAATATCACGAATGCCATTTACATCTGTGTCTGATAATTTATTTACAGGGCTTAGTTCTGTCATTGTTTCTCCCTCTTCATGTTAACTTATTTTTATATTCTAGCATATTTTGCAAAAAACAATTTTCAAATTGGGTTGAATTTCTCAACTCATATGATAAACTTATCATATGATAAAACTTTCATATAAGAGGAGGAGTTACATTATGAAGAATTTACGTTTAGATGCTGAAAATAAAAAACGCGCGTCTCTGTTAATTGCAGCGACAGTGCTAACAATCTTGGCAGTGATGATGCCGAAAAACGCACTAAGTATTGCCATTTTCTTAGTCGCCTATGTTTTTGCTGGAGGTGGAGTGGTTCTTAAAGCCGTTCGTAACATCTTGAAAGGTGACTTCTTTGATGAAAATACTTTGATGAGTATTGCCACAATTGGTGCCTTAATCTTAGGTGATTATCCTGAAGCAATCGCTGTTATGTTGTTCTTCTCTGTTGGGGAAATCATTGAAGATGCAGCTGTTGATCGTTCAAAGCGTTCAATCACAGAATTGCTTTCTGTAAAGCCTGAATACGCTAATCTACAAACAGAAAACGGATTTAAAGAAGTTGCACCTGAAACAATTAAAATTGGCGACATTATTCAAATCAAGCCTGGTGAAAAAGTACCGTTGGACGGAACAGTTATTGATGGTACATCAAACTTGAACACAGCTGCACTTACAGGTGAATCAATGCCACAAGCTGTTAAAGCAGGCGATGATGTCCTAAGTGGTTCTATCAATGACAATGGAACATTGTTGTTGGAAGTAACAAAGGTATACGCTGATTCAACTGTTGCTAAAATTATGGACTTGGTGGAAAATGCCAGTGAAAAGAAGACTGATACTGAAAAGTTCATCACAAAGTTCTCACGTATTTACACACCTGTAGTCGTTGTTGCGGCGCTTCTATTAGCAATCGTTCCCCCTATTTTCTTTGGTGGTGAATGGTCACTATGGACATCTCGTGCCTTAGTATTCTTGGTTATCTCATGTCCTTGTGCATTGGTACTTTCAGTGCCACTTGCCTTCTTCGCTGGTCTAGGAGCCACTTCTCAACACGGTGTCTTGATCAAGGGAAGTAACTATCTAGAAGCCCTAAACAATGTTGATACAGTTGTCTTTGATAAGACTGGAACTTTGACAGAAGGTCGCTTTACTGTTCGCGAAATTGTACCTGTTGATGGTGTCACAGAGGAAGATTTGCTTGGCTACACAGCTGCGGTGGAACAAGCATCAACGCACCCAATTGCACGCTCAATTGTAAAGAGCTTTACTAGGGACCTAGCCGCTTACCAAATTACTGAAACAGTCGAAACTGCTGGAAATGGAATTAGCGCCGTGGTTAACGACCGCCAAGTCGTTGTTGGAAACAACAAGGCATTGGCCGCAATTGGACTACCAGAACAAGAACTTGATTCAGCTGGTACCACAGTATTCGTCGCTGTTGATGGCGTTTACTGGGGACACATTGTTATCGCTGATCAACCAAAATCAGATGCTAAAGCTGCCATTAAGTCATTACACCAACAAGGTGTGACAAACACAGTTATGTTAACAGGTGACAACCAAGCGGTTGGAACGACCGTTGCAAAGCAACTTGGTTTGGATGACGTTAAAACAAATCTCCTACCTGCGGACAAGGTAACTGAAATTACAGCATTGCAAGCCAAAGAAGCAGAAAACAAAAAGGTTGCGTTCGTTGGTGACGGAATCAATGATACCCCTGTCTTGATGCAAGCCGATGTAGGAATTGCCATGGGTGGTTTGGGTTCTGATGCCGCCATTGAAGCTGCCGACCTAGTTATCATGGATGATAAGCCTTCACGCATTGCAACTGTTATGAAGATTGCTCGTAAGACACGTCAAATTGTTGTACAAAACATTGTATTTGCACTAGCTGTTAAGGGAATTTTCTTAGCCCTTGGAGCCTTTGGTGTTATCGGGATGTGGGAAGCCGTATTCGCTGATGTTGGAGTAACGGTATTAGCCGTACTAAACGCTATGCGTATCCTTCGCGCAAACTATGATGATTAAGCCTGAGCGTCTATCTCAGCCCACTAATCAGTAATTTAATGTTAGTATTCATGAAAAGATAAAAGCCCTGTAGCAACGCTACAGGGCTTTTATTATGCAATTAAATTTTAGGACGATCGACTGCTGCCTCAATGACACCATCTTGAATCAAGATAGGCTGAATCTCAATCCAGGTTGATTCAAACAATGTTTTAAACAAAGCATCTTCCCAACTGTGGGCAAAATACGGATGGAAGAACGGCAAAAACGTCTGCATGATTAACAAACCCCGTTGTTGTCGGAATGTATCCCATGCCATGATTCGTTCCACACTTTCAGCAAATGATTGCATGCGTTCATTCACCAAAACTTCTTGAGTAACTAATTTCGTTTCATACAATCTTGTCATGGCTGGTTTTTCAGCAAACGCGTGCACACGACGCTCAACTAATTGCCATAGCCAATCGTGTAACCTTGTTAGTCGTTCATCGGGTGCTGCACGTTGATTCATTTCGAAACCAGGTGCATCAATACGATCAATCCAATTTTGTAATGCTGCATCGTATAAGCCTTCCTTATTTGGAAAATGTTTATACAAAGCAGGCGCACTAATATTTAGACGTCGGGCAATTTCAGCCAATCGGGCATGGTCATACCCTTTTTCAGCTAACACCACTTGCGCGACACGAAAAATTTGTTCATTACTCACTTTAGTCATCAGGCGAACTCCTTTGTCTTATTGACGAAGTGTAAACTTAACGATTCCTTCCCAACGGGCTGTTTGTGGGAACATATCGATTGATTGAATGTAATCAACATCATAAATCATGCTCAATTCAACTAAGTCACGTGCCAATGTAGATGCGTTACATGAAACATAGACAAACTTCTCTGGCTTTGTTTGCATGATCGTCTTACGCAATGGTGATCCCAAACCTGTACGAGGCGGGTCCACTACCATAGCATCCGCAATCCAATCTTCTTGTTGCCATTCTGGAATCAAGTATTCTGCTTCACCAACTTCATACTTAACATTTTCTAGTCCGTTGTCCGCTGCGTTTTCGTTCGCGTCTTCAACGGCTTCGTAGATTGTATCCATTCCACGAACTTCACCAGCCTTGTCTGCCAATGTAATTCCAATAGTTCCGACCCCTGAGTACGCGTCAATCAACTTATCGGCATGCTTCAAATCCAAGGCGTCAATCACTTCCTTGTACAAACGTTCAGTTTGCACAGGGTTCATTTGCAAGAAGGCACGAGGTGACAACTTGAAAGTCTTACCGTTAATTGTTTCAGTGATGTAATCCTTACCCCAAACCCAATCAGTTTCATCACCCCAAACAAGTGATGTCTTACCTGGGTTTACGTTTTGGTGCACAGAAACAACTTCTGGCAATTCTGCCTCAACAGCGTCCAAGAATGCATCTTGCTTCGGGAATTCATGACCATTAGTCACGATGGTTACTTGTACTTCACCTGTTGATTGAGAAATACGTGCAACCAAAGTTTTGATGCTTCCTGTATTTTTCTTTTCATTATAAACAGACATATCCAACTTTTCGATAATGTCACGCAATGTGCGGACAACCTTCAAAGTGATTGGATTTTGTGTTGAAATTTCCGGTAAATCAACCAACTCATGTGAGTTAGGACGGTACATCCCAACGGCCAACTTCCCCTTAACTTCACGAATTGGGAATTGTGCTTTGTTTCGGTAACCAACTGGGTTATCCATCCCAATAGTAGGCAAGATCTTGTAGCGTGTGTAGTTACGTGGTTGGTACTTTTCCAACGCTTGACGAATCACATCTTCTTTAAATTCAAGTTGCTTGTCATACGCTAAGTGCGCCAATTCCACTCCACCAATAGATTGATCATCCATCGGCTCTACACGGTCTTCAGACTTTTGCTTAAACTTACGAATTTCTGCTTGAATGTACTTTGGCGTTACTTCTGTAACACGTACATCAACAACTTCCCCAGGCAAGGCACCAGGAATAAACGTAATCTTACGCTTGTAGTATCCAATTCCTTCTCCATTAATACCCAAACGCTTAATCGTAATTAATAGCTTGTCACCCACTTCAACTTTTACATCGTTAGGGTTTGGCTTTCCTTGTGGGCGCTTTCCACGGAAGTTATTTGTTTTGTTGTTTGCACTGTTCTTTGCACGGTAATTTGTTTTCTTATATTGTTCTGCCATTTCGTTCTACAAAAGCCTTTCTTTGACTGATATTTCAATATCGGTTGTTGGGTTCATTCTACCATGCCCACCGTTAAAAATGTTTGCATTTTCTGTAAAAGTCACTGAGCTTATTGCAATTAAAAGTAACCTGCCTTACATTAGGGACATACTCACCTATAAGAGGATAAACATATGACTAAAAAACAAACAAAAAAGCGTTCAAAGCGCATCTTTAAAAGACTATTCCAACTTTTCATTATTATCTTGATTGCCGTAACTGGATTCGTCGGTTACACCGTCAGTCAAGCACCAACCATTACCGAAAATCAATTGCGTGCCTTACCAAATGAGACAGGCAAGCAAGATTACATTAAAGTAGATAAAATTCCAAAAACATATCAACAAGCCGTTATGGCCACAGAAGACGCGACCTTCCCGACAAATAATGGGCTTAATCGAAGTGGTATTAAAGCATTAATCATCTCTAATATCGCTGCGTTATTTGGTCAGGGAACGCCCCGTGGTGGATCTTCTATTACACAACAATTAGTCAAGCTGACTGTTTTTTCAACGGACGCGTCAGATCAAACCATCACACGAAAGATTCAAGAGATTTACTTAGCACTTAAAATCACACGTGAGTACAGTAAGCCCCAGTTATTTGAATACTATGTGAACAAACTTTACGAAGGGCACAATTCATACGGTGCTCAAACCATAGCTAATCTATACTATGATAAGCCACTTTCTGAACTTACATTAGCACAACAAGCAACCATTGCTGGAATAGGACAAAGCCCAGCAAACTTTGATTTATACACTAATCCAGACTTGGTAAAAGAACGCCGAGATATTGTTTTACTATCTATGCTTAACAATGGAAACATATCTAAAAGTATGTATAATGATAGTAAGGCGTCATCTATCACAGATGGGCTCATTAATCGTTAACAATCACCCTATACCACTTACACCCAATTATGGGAAGTTTCTAATCGTTTAACGGTTGATTATTGTTAGTTCTCACGTATAATGTTAAACAATATTTAAAAAGGAGATCACTATGGCGAACGCACAACAACATGATAGTATTTTGGTTTTGGACTTCGGTTCACAATACAACCAATTAATTTCACGTCGTGTCCGTGAATTGGGAGTTTACTCAGAACTTCGTTCACACAAGTTAACGGCTGCAGAAATTAAAGAAATCAACCCAAAGGGAATTATCTTCTCCGGTGGGCCAAACTCTGTATATGAAGAGGGTGCTTTCACCATTGATCCTGAAATTTTTGAACTAGGACTTCCAATCCTAGGTGTTTGTTATGGTATGCAATTGATGGCACACATGTTGCCTGGTGGAGAAGTTGTTCCTGCCGATAGTTCATCAGAATACGGTGAAACTGAAGTAGACATCATCGACCCAGAAACATTGTTGTTTGCTGGTACACCTGAACGTCAAACTGTTTTGATGTCACACGGTGACGTTATCAAGAGCATTCCAGAAGGATTTAAGGCTGTTGCAACATCAGAAAACACACCATTTGCCGCAATGGAAAACCGCGAACGCAACCTTTACGGAGTTCAATTCCACCCTGAAACTGAAGCCAGTGTCTTCGGTATGCAATTGTTGGAAAACTTCGTAGAAAAGGCCGTTAAGGCAAACCGTAACTGGTCTATGGAAGACTTCATCAACGAACAAATCGAAGATATTCGTGCAACTGTTGGTGACAAGAAGGTTCTTCTTGGTCTTTCTGGTGGTGTTGATTCATCTGTTGTTGGGGTTCTTTTGCAACGTGCAATTGGAGACCAACTAACTTGTATCTTCGTAGATCACGGTCTATTGCGTAAGAACGAAGCTGCAGAAGTTATGGAACTTCTTGGTGGTAAGTTCGGTTTGAACATCGTCAAGGTTGATGCTCAAGAACGTTTCCTAAACATGCTTGCTGGTGTTTCTGATCCTGAAAAGAAGCGTAAGTTGATTGGTAATGAATTTATCGCTGTCTTCGATGAAGAAGCAACTAAGCTTGATGGAATCGACTTCTTGGCTCAAGGAACGTTGTACACTGACGTTATTGAATCTGGAACTGAAACTGCACAAACAATCAAGTCACACCACAATGTTGGTGGATTGCCTGATGACATGCAATTCAAGTTGATCGAACCTTTGAACACTTTGTTCAAGGACGAAGTTCGTAACTTGGGTGAAAAGATGGGTATGCCTCACGATGTTGTTTGGCGTCAACCATTCCCAGGTCCTGGACTTGGAATTCGTGTTCTTGGTGACATTACAGAAGATAAGCTAGAAATCGTCCGTGAATCAGATGCAATCTTGCGTGAAGAAATCGCCAAGAATGGTCTTGATGGTGATGTATGGCAATACTTCACAGTTCTAACTGGCGTTCGTTCAGTTGGGGTTATGGGAGATATCCGTACTTACGATTACACAATCGCTGTTCGTGCCATCACATCTGTTGATGGAATGACTGCTGATTTCGCGAAGTTGCCATGGGATATTCTTGAAGAAATCTCACGTCGTATCGTTAACGAAGTTGCTAACATCAACCGTGTAGTCTACGATATTACAGCTAAGCCACCTGCAACTGTTGAATGGGAATAAAAAACTCCCACAATCGTTGATTTAAAAGGCTTTTATTAAGATTAATTAGGCACAATACGAGATTAATTTACTTGAATTGTCTCCAAAACTGTCTCCAAAAACGGTGCATTAACTAATTAGTTAATGCACCGTTTTTGTTTTCATCTACGCTTATCTGATTTTATTAGTTTTTATATCCCACTATCAACTAATATGTTTCACGTGAAACAAAAAGAGCCGACATTAATGTCGGCTCTTTTTTATCATTTCAATACTTAGATGATTAATATATTAACCTTCCGAAGATAGATTACCTTGCGGAACTTCTGGACTAGATTCTTCACCACCGGTATGTTGATCACCCGATTCACCAGCACCCTCTGGGCTTGCCCCTTCTGGTTCAACACCAGGATTTGGTTGGGTTCCTTCATTAGATCCACCCCCCTGAGGGGCTGTAGGTGTCCACACAGGCGTTTGACCTTGATTACGTGTCTCAGGTACCACAACATGACTAGCAGGCTCTTGTGGCTCGTCAATCACGTTTTCTGCAGCCTCTGAGGACTCCTCTTCTATATTCTCTTCTTCAAGAATCGGTTCCTCTACAACATCTGGCAAAACATCAAGATTAGACGTCTCTTTCTTTACCTTCTTCTTTTTGTTCTTAATTGCCTTTGACTTAATTTCATTCAGTTCAGTCTTTAGTGTTTCTTTTTGCTTCTTTGACAATGACTTTAAGTTCGCAACTGTCTTGTGTAATTCTTTAAATTTTAGCTCAATTTGCTTTTTATTTTTAGCATCTTTAGCTGTGTTATTTGCGTTCTTTTTAATACGTAGGATCAATTTATCCTGCATATCCTTCACAATTTTACTTTTTTCTTGTTCTTCGTTTTTAGATACACTGATACCCTTTATTTTAACAATTTCCTGATCCATTTTTTTAATATCTGAATCATTCGCTTGCTTACTCAAGCGCTCAATATCCTTGAGTGCAGTCGATTTCATTGTTTGTTCAGCATGACCTTCTTGTTGTTTTAACACAACCCCCGTAACCACACCTGTTCCCACAATCGCAAAAACCCCCGCGATATACATCAATTTCTTTGTCATCATAGTCCATACTCCCTTATCTGTCATATTCAATACTAAACAAAACAGCGGATATACACAATACTAGATGTGAACATTTAAATGAAGTTAAAACTATTTGAGACATAGGCACAAAAAAAGACTCCTACATTTGAAATAAATTCAAACTAGGAGTCTTTTTTAGTCAGTAGATTAATTTTCAGAAGTTATCCAATGGATGTCCCGTAAATCTTTCGTCCTGTCTATTTAAAATTAGAAGCTAAACTTGTTTCCGTTGTCTTCCTTGATGTACTTTGAAGTTAGACCTTCAGCTTCAAGGAATTCGCGGAATGGTACAAGTTCTTCAGCTTCGTACTTAGCCTTGTAGTCAGCAACAACTTCTTCACCGTACAAGTTTGTATCTAGCTTCAAAGTTTCAACTGGGATTGGACGATCCTTAGTGATCTTAGCATCGATAACAACAACGCGACCTTGGTTGTAGTAATCAACAGCTTCCTTCATTACACGATCGATATCTTCGATACGGCTAACAGTCAAACCAACAGCACCTTGTGCTTCACCAATCTTAGCGTAGTCGACATCAGTAAAGTCAACACCGAAGTTGAATGTGTTTGTGTCTTCGTACTTGTTCTTGATGAATCCGTATTCAGTGTTTGTGAATACAACGTTAATAACTGGCATGTCGTAACGGACAGTAGTAACAACGTCTTGGAATACCATTGAGAAGGCTCCGTCACCAGCCAAGTTCCATACTTGACGGTCTGGGTAAGCGTTCTTAGCGGCAATTGCACCTGGCAATCCAATTCCCATTGTGGCAAACAATGGTGATGTACGCCACATGTTCTTTGGTGTCATGTGCAAGTGACGGATTGACATTTGTGTAACGTTACCAACGTCAGTTGAGTAAATAGCATCTTCTGCTGCGTACTTGTTGATGGCGTTGTAGACTTGGTAAGCTTGTAGGTCACCTTCAGTCTTTTGTTCCAACTTGTTCATGTAATCGCGCCAGTTTTGAACGTTCTTGATGTTAGCATTCCACCATGCTGATTCAGCAACTGGTGAAACCTTTGCAAGAATAGCGTTGATAGCTTCACCAGCGTCACCAAGAATGGCAACATCTGTTTGGTGACGCTTACCTAGCATTGCTGGGTTGTTGTCGATTTGGATGAACTTGTCAACGTTACGGAAAGTTCCTTCAACTTCTGAGAATGGGAAGTTAGTTCCAACGAACAATACTGTATCTGATTCCAAAACAGTTTCGTTAGCAGGCTTCCAACCAACACGGAATGTTGATCCTGTGAAGGCTTCGAAATCCCATTCGAAAGTTTCGAAGTTCTTACCAGTAGTGATAATAGGTGCCTTGATCTTACGTGCCAATTCTTGCAACGCAGTTCCGTTACCCATTGTTCCCATACCAGCGTAGATTACTGGACGCTTAGCAGCGTTCAACAATTCAACTGCTTCGTCAATTTCTGCTTCTTCAACAGGAGCTGACTTGTAGTTCTTGAACTTTTCACCTGATGAGTACAATGGTGTTGAGTACAATGATTCAACATCAAGTTCAGCAAACCCGAAGTCTGCTGGCACTTCAAGAACGGCAACTCCGCGCTTAGCAATAGCTGTACGGATAGCGTCGTCTACCAAGTGTGGCAATTGTTCTGGAGTTGCAACACGACGGTTGTAAACCGCAATGTTTTCGTACATTGGGTTTTGGTTCAATTCTTGGAATGAGTCCATGTTCAATTCGCGAACTGGCTTTGATCCCAAGATTGCCAATACTGGAATGTTATCCATAGCAGCATCGTACAATCCGTTGATCAAGTGAGTTGCACCAGGTCCACCAGAACCAACAGTAACACCCAACTTACCACCGAACTTGTATTGCATAACCGCAGCCATTGCACCAACTTCTTCGTGCTTAACTTGCAAGAACTTGATGTTGTTTTCAGGGTTACCCATTGCGTTCATCAAACCACTAAGTGTTCCAGAAGGAATACCGTACATGGTGTCAACGCCCCAACCTTCCATTACCTTAAGCGCAGCTAATCCTGCTGACATCTTCTTATCTGACATATTCACAAAGCCTCCATAATATGTGTGTAAACGTTTACTAATTACTACTGTATTTTACTTAATTTTATGGGATAATGTCAAGCCATTAACCATACGAAACACACTAAAAACCGCGATATAATCGGCATTTATGCTTGTGTTTACATTCACATTCAATAAACACAAAAACAACCTTTTAGACGTGTCTAAAAACATGTTCGTTTGTGAAATTAAATATTCGTCTACATACTAACCATATCTGTAAAATATATTTTCTATTATTTTGCAATCATCACATTGATTCATCGCGATGTTTTATCGTGATTATATTCACTTACATTCAGTATGGAAGATTTGTCTTTCTGCAAATTCCCTATAAGCTATTTTTTAATTATGTTAAATATTGACTGTCAAAAAACCTTAAAATCGGTATCTATCTTTTAAAAATTTATTTTAAAAATCATACGATTTTATCAACAAAACAAAAAAGAGAGATGTTCCACGTGGAACGTCTCTCTTTTTATTATCTATTTTTGGATTCTAAAATATCAATGAAGTATATTATCTTATTTATATATTTCCACATATATATCGAGAATGTTCCACATGAAACATTTTAGCTTAATCCATCATACGACTAGTTTTTTTCAGATAATCTAAATACAATCCAGTAAAGCGGTTATCATGTTTTTTATCCCATGGTTTAGGC includes these proteins:
- a CDS encoding ArsR/SmtB family transcription factor; translation: MTELSPVNKLSDTDVNGIRDIFKLLSHPMRLQIIYMLEQQTMNVGEIVERLGLEQSAVSHQLTLLRKGHLISTCQIGKIVCYSLNDKHILDIVNEALEHTQHIHDGADQTCHTPEDK
- a CDS encoding heavy metal translocating P-type ATPase, with translation MKNLRLDAENKKRASLLIAATVLTILAVMMPKNALSIAIFLVAYVFAGGGVVLKAVRNILKGDFFDENTLMSIATIGALILGDYPEAIAVMLFFSVGEIIEDAAVDRSKRSITELLSVKPEYANLQTENGFKEVAPETIKIGDIIQIKPGEKVPLDGTVIDGTSNLNTAALTGESMPQAVKAGDDVLSGSINDNGTLLLEVTKVYADSTVAKIMDLVENASEKKTDTEKFITKFSRIYTPVVVVAALLLAIVPPIFFGGEWSLWTSRALVFLVISCPCALVLSVPLAFFAGLGATSQHGVLIKGSNYLEALNNVDTVVFDKTGTLTEGRFTVREIVPVDGVTEEDLLGYTAAVEQASTHPIARSIVKSFTRDLAAYQITETVETAGNGISAVVNDRQVVVGNNKALAAIGLPEQELDSAGTTVFVAVDGVYWGHIVIADQPKSDAKAAIKSLHQQGVTNTVMLTGDNQAVGTTVAKQLGLDDVKTNLLPADKVTEITALQAKEAENKKVAFVGDGINDTPVLMQADVGIAMGGLGSDAAIEAADLVIMDDKPSRIATVMKIARKTRQIVVQNIVFALAVKGIFLALGAFGVIGMWEAVFADVGVTVLAVLNAMRILRANYDD
- a CDS encoding TetR/AcrR family transcriptional regulator, producing the protein MTKVSNEQIFRVAQVVLAEKGYDHARLAEIARRLNISAPALYKHFPNKEGLYDAALQNWIDRIDAPGFEMNQRAAPDERLTRLHDWLWQLVERRVHAFAEKPAMTRLYETKLVTQEVLVNERMQSFAESVERIMAWDTFRQQRGLLIMQTFLPFFHPYFAHSWEDALFKTLFESTWIEIQPILIQDGVIEAAVDRPKI
- the rlmD gene encoding 23S rRNA (uracil(1939)-C(5))-methyltransferase RlmD; amino-acid sequence: MAEQYKKTNYRAKNSANNKTNNFRGKRPQGKPNPNDVKVEVGDKLLITIKRLGINGEGIGYYKRKITFIPGALPGEVVDVRVTEVTPKYIQAEIRKFKQKSEDRVEPMDDQSIGGVELAHLAYDKQLEFKEDVIRQALEKYQPRNYTRYKILPTIGMDNPVGYRNKAQFPIREVKGKLAVGMYRPNSHELVDLPEISTQNPITLKVVRTLRDIIEKLDMSVYNEKKNTGSIKTLVARISQSTGEVQVTIVTNGHEFPKQDAFLDAVEAELPEVVSVHQNVNPGKTSLVWGDETDWVWGKDYITETINGKTFKLSPRAFLQMNPVQTERLYKEVIDALDLKHADKLIDAYSGVGTIGITLADKAGEVRGMDTIYEAVEDANENAADNGLENVKYEVGEAEYLIPEWQQEDWIADAMVVDPPRTGLGSPLRKTIMQTKPEKFVYVSCNASTLARDLVELSMIYDVDYIQSIDMFPQTARWEGIVKFTLRQ
- a CDS encoding biosynthetic peptidoglycan transglycosylase, giving the protein MTKKQTKKRSKRIFKRLFQLFIIILIAVTGFVGYTVSQAPTITENQLRALPNETGKQDYIKVDKIPKTYQQAVMATEDATFPTNNGLNRSGIKALIISNIAALFGQGTPRGGSSITQQLVKLTVFSTDASDQTITRKIQEIYLALKITREYSKPQLFEYYVNKLYEGHNSYGAQTIANLYYDKPLSELTLAQQATIAGIGQSPANFDLYTNPDLVKERRDIVLLSMLNNGNISKSMYNDSKASSITDGLINR
- the guaA gene encoding glutamine-hydrolyzing GMP synthase encodes the protein MANAQQHDSILVLDFGSQYNQLISRRVRELGVYSELRSHKLTAAEIKEINPKGIIFSGGPNSVYEEGAFTIDPEIFELGLPILGVCYGMQLMAHMLPGGEVVPADSSSEYGETEVDIIDPETLLFAGTPERQTVLMSHGDVIKSIPEGFKAVATSENTPFAAMENRERNLYGVQFHPETEASVFGMQLLENFVEKAVKANRNWSMEDFINEQIEDIRATVGDKKVLLGLSGGVDSSVVGVLLQRAIGDQLTCIFVDHGLLRKNEAAEVMELLGGKFGLNIVKVDAQERFLNMLAGVSDPEKKRKLIGNEFIAVFDEEATKLDGIDFLAQGTLYTDVIESGTETAQTIKSHHNVGGLPDDMQFKLIEPLNTLFKDEVRNLGEKMGMPHDVVWRQPFPGPGLGIRVLGDITEDKLEIVRESDAILREEIAKNGLDGDVWQYFTVLTGVRSVGVMGDIRTYDYTIAVRAITSVDGMTADFAKLPWDILEEISRRIVNEVANINRVVYDITAKPPATVEWE
- the spxB gene encoding pyruvate oxidase, giving the protein MSDKKMSAGLAALKVMEGWGVDTMYGIPSGTLSGLMNAMGNPENNIKFLQVKHEEVGAMAAVMQYKFGGKLGVTVGSGGPGATHLINGLYDAAMDNIPVLAILGSKPVRELNMDSFQELNQNPMYENIAVYNRRVATPEQLPHLVDDAIRTAIAKRGVAVLEVPADFGFAELDVESLYSTPLYSSGEKFKNYKSAPVEEAEIDEAVELLNAAKRPVIYAGMGTMGNGTALQELARKIKAPIITTGKNFETFEWDFEAFTGSTFRVGWKPANETVLESDTVLFVGTNFPFSEVEGTFRNVDKFIQIDNNPAMLGKRHQTDVAILGDAGEAINAILAKVSPVAESAWWNANIKNVQNWRDYMNKLEQKTEGDLQAYQVYNAINKYAAEDAIYSTDVGNVTQMSIRHLHMTPKNMWRTSPLFATMGIGLPGAIAAKNAYPDRQVWNLAGDGAFSMVFQDVVTTVRYDMPVINVVFTNTEYGFIKNKYEDTNTFNFGVDFTDVDYAKIGEAQGAVGLTVSRIEDIDRVMKEAVDYYNQGRVVVIDAKITKDRPIPVETLKLDTNLYGEEVVADYKAKYEAEELVPFREFLEAEGLTSKYIKEDNGNKFSF